In Paramisgurnus dabryanus chromosome 7, PD_genome_1.1, whole genome shotgun sequence, the following are encoded in one genomic region:
- the dctn2 gene encoding dynactin subunit 2 isoform X2 — protein MADPKYANLPGIASNEPDVYETSDLPEDDQAQFESEELCSDSVERIVVNPNAAYDKFKDKHISAKGLDFSDRISKSRRVGYESGEYELLAEGCGLKETPQQKYQRLVNEIHELCQDVEKIQSSTKESSAEESLTPVDLANQAAQLKQQLVSAHLDSVLGPNAHINLTDPDGALAKRLLTQLEAARGVRSSGAAEGKSAAPKGPDGVILYELHSRPEQEKFAESAKIAELEKRLAELETAVGSGSEKQGPLSAGVQGVSLMNTIELLQARVSALDAATLDQVEVRLQSVLGKMNEIAKHKAAIEDAETQNKVSQLYDVVQKWDAMATSLPQVVQRLIAVKELHEQAMQFGQLLTHLDTTQQMINNSLKDNSTLLTQVQQTMKENLVAVEENFGALDQRMKKLSK, from the exons ATGGCTGACCCGAAGTATGCTAACCTGCCGGGCATC GCATCCAACGAGCCTGATGTGTATGAGACCAGTGATCTGCCCGAAGATGACCAGGCCCAGTTTGAGTCT GAAGAGTTGTGCAGTGACAGTGTGGAGCGGATCGTCGTCAATCCAAACGCTGCCTATGATAAATTTAAAGACAAACACATCAGTGCTAAGGGTCTGG ATTTCTCTGATCGCATCAGTAAGAGTCGCAGGGTGGGATATGAGTCTGGAGAATATGAGCTG CTGGCTGAGGGCTGTGGGCTGAAGGAAACTCCTCAGCAGAAATATCAGCGACTGGTCAATGAGATTCATGAGCTCTGTCAGGATGTGGAAAAAATTCAG aGCAGCACTAAAGAAAGCAGTGCTGAAGAGAGTTTGACTCCAGTGGATTTGGCTAATCAGGCAGCACAGCTCAAACAGCAGCTGGTTTCTGCTCATCTGGACTCTGTGCTCGGACCCAACGCTCACATCAACCTCACCGACCCTGACGGAGCTCTCGCTAA GCGGTTGTTGACTCAATTGGAGGCGGCGCGGGGCGTCAGGAGCAGCGGTGCAGCCGAGGGGAAGTCTGCAGCGCCCAAAGGCCCTGACGGAGTGATTCTGTATGAGCTTCACAGCCGACCGGAGCAAGAGAAGTTTGCAGAGTCAGCTAAG ATCGCGGAGCTGGAGAAGAGGTTGGCTGAATTGGAGACTGCTGTGGGCTCAGGGTCTGAGAAACAG ggTCCTCTCAGCGCTGGAGTCCAGGGAGTCAGTCTGATG AACACTATAGAGCTTCTTCAGGCTCGGGTCAGTGCGCTGGATGCTGCTACTCTGGACCAGGTTGAAGTGAGACTACAG AGCGTTCTGGGCAAGATGAATGAAATAGCAAAGCACAAGGCAGCCATTGAAGACGCTGAGACCCAGAATAAG GTGTCACAGCTGTATGATGTGGTGCAGAAGTGGGATGCGATGGCCACTTCACTTCCACAGGTGGTGCAGCGTCTGATAGCTGTTAAAGAACTGCATGAACAGG CGATGCAGTTTGGCCAGCTGCTAACACATCTGGACACAACACAACAGATGATCAATAACTCACTGAAGGACAACAGCACTCTGCTAACACAG GTTCAGCAAACGATGAAGGAGAACCTGGTTGCAGTTGAAGAAAACTTTGGTGCCCTCGATCAGCGAATGAAGAAGCTCTCTAAATAA
- the dctn2 gene encoding dynactin subunit 2 isoform X1 produces MADPKYANLPGIASNEPDVYETSDLPEDDQAQFESVSEELCSDSVERIVVNPNAAYDKFKDKHISAKGLDFSDRISKSRRVGYESGEYELLAEGCGLKETPQQKYQRLVNEIHELCQDVEKIQSSTKESSAEESLTPVDLANQAAQLKQQLVSAHLDSVLGPNAHINLTDPDGALAKRLLTQLEAARGVRSSGAAEGKSAAPKGPDGVILYELHSRPEQEKFAESAKIAELEKRLAELETAVGSGSEKQGPLSAGVQGVSLMNTIELLQARVSALDAATLDQVEVRLQSVLGKMNEIAKHKAAIEDAETQNKVSQLYDVVQKWDAMATSLPQVVQRLIAVKELHEQAMQFGQLLTHLDTTQQMINNSLKDNSTLLTQVQQTMKENLVAVEENFGALDQRMKKLSK; encoded by the exons ATGGCTGACCCGAAGTATGCTAACCTGCCGGGCATC GCATCCAACGAGCCTGATGTGTATGAGACCAGTGATCTGCCCGAAGATGACCAGGCCCAGTTTGAGTCTGtaagt GAAGAGTTGTGCAGTGACAGTGTGGAGCGGATCGTCGTCAATCCAAACGCTGCCTATGATAAATTTAAAGACAAACACATCAGTGCTAAGGGTCTGG ATTTCTCTGATCGCATCAGTAAGAGTCGCAGGGTGGGATATGAGTCTGGAGAATATGAGCTG CTGGCTGAGGGCTGTGGGCTGAAGGAAACTCCTCAGCAGAAATATCAGCGACTGGTCAATGAGATTCATGAGCTCTGTCAGGATGTGGAAAAAATTCAG aGCAGCACTAAAGAAAGCAGTGCTGAAGAGAGTTTGACTCCAGTGGATTTGGCTAATCAGGCAGCACAGCTCAAACAGCAGCTGGTTTCTGCTCATCTGGACTCTGTGCTCGGACCCAACGCTCACATCAACCTCACCGACCCTGACGGAGCTCTCGCTAA GCGGTTGTTGACTCAATTGGAGGCGGCGCGGGGCGTCAGGAGCAGCGGTGCAGCCGAGGGGAAGTCTGCAGCGCCCAAAGGCCCTGACGGAGTGATTCTGTATGAGCTTCACAGCCGACCGGAGCAAGAGAAGTTTGCAGAGTCAGCTAAG ATCGCGGAGCTGGAGAAGAGGTTGGCTGAATTGGAGACTGCTGTGGGCTCAGGGTCTGAGAAACAG ggTCCTCTCAGCGCTGGAGTCCAGGGAGTCAGTCTGATG AACACTATAGAGCTTCTTCAGGCTCGGGTCAGTGCGCTGGATGCTGCTACTCTGGACCAGGTTGAAGTGAGACTACAG AGCGTTCTGGGCAAGATGAATGAAATAGCAAAGCACAAGGCAGCCATTGAAGACGCTGAGACCCAGAATAAG GTGTCACAGCTGTATGATGTGGTGCAGAAGTGGGATGCGATGGCCACTTCACTTCCACAGGTGGTGCAGCGTCTGATAGCTGTTAAAGAACTGCATGAACAGG CGATGCAGTTTGGCCAGCTGCTAACACATCTGGACACAACACAACAGATGATCAATAACTCACTGAAGGACAACAGCACTCTGCTAACACAG GTTCAGCAAACGATGAAGGAGAACCTGGTTGCAGTTGAAGAAAACTTTGGTGCCCTCGATCAGCGAATGAAGAAGCTCTCTAAATAA